A genome region from Bacteroidota bacterium includes the following:
- the nusA gene encoding transcription termination/antitermination protein NusA, with protein MENINLIESFSEFKETKNIDRATLMSILEDVFRSLIRKKYGSDENFDFIVNPERGDLEIWRNREIVDNEFAEDSFDYDPNKHISLSEAKKIEPDFEIGEQVTDRIVLDDFGRRAVLSIRQNLVSRVLDLEKDSLYKKYKERVGDVITGEVYQVWKKETLVLDDEGNELILPKTEQIPGDFFKKGDTVRAVVSKVDLRNNSPVIILSRTSPSFLEKLFEMEVPEIYDGLITIKKIVREPGERAKVAVESYDDRIDPVGACVGMKGSRIHGIVRELRNENIDVINFTTNSTLLIQRALSPAKITSVKLDDESKRAEVYLKPDQVSLAIGKGGHNIRLAGRLTGYEIDVYRDTDEDVEDVTLDEFSDEIEQWIIDEFKSIGCDTAKAVLELSDEELVKRTDLEEETVKEVKRILKSEFE; from the coding sequence ATGGAAAACATCAACCTTATTGAATCCTTTTCGGAATTCAAAGAAACCAAGAACATAGACAGGGCTACGCTCATGAGCATTCTCGAAGATGTGTTCAGAAGCCTCATCCGTAAAAAATACGGAAGCGACGAAAATTTCGATTTCATCGTGAATCCTGAACGGGGCGATCTCGAAATATGGCGTAACCGTGAGATCGTGGACAATGAATTTGCGGAAGATAGTTTCGATTACGATCCTAATAAGCACATCAGTCTTTCCGAAGCAAAAAAAATAGAACCCGATTTCGAAATTGGTGAACAGGTTACCGACCGCATTGTTCTCGATGATTTCGGACGCCGTGCTGTTCTCTCCATTCGTCAGAATCTTGTTTCGCGTGTACTCGATCTTGAAAAAGATTCACTCTATAAAAAATACAAGGAACGTGTGGGCGATGTAATTACCGGCGAAGTCTATCAGGTTTGGAAAAAAGAAACACTCGTGCTTGATGATGAAGGCAACGAACTCATCCTTCCTAAAACAGAACAGATCCCGGGAGATTTTTTCAAAAAAGGAGATACGGTGCGAGCCGTTGTTTCCAAAGTTGATCTGCGAAATAATTCACCGGTCATCATTCTTTCACGTACTTCACCTTCCTTCCTCGAAAAATTATTCGAAATGGAAGTTCCCGAAATTTATGACGGACTCATTACCATCAAGAAGATCGTTCGTGAACCCGGTGAACGCGCTAAAGTTGCAGTGGAATCCTATGACGATCGCATTGATCCGGTTGGCGCGTGCGTGGGAATGAAGGGTTCACGCATTCATGGCATCGTGAGAGAATTGCGCAATGAGAATATTGACGTGATCAATTTCACAACGAATTCTACACTGCTCATCCAACGTGCTCTTTCTCCTGCAAAGATCACTTCTGTAAAACTCGATGACGAGAGTAAACGTGCAGAAGTTTACCTGAAACCCGACCAGGTTTCACTCGCTATCGGAAAAGGCGGCCACAATATCCGCCTCGCAGGACGTCTCACCGGTTACGAGATCGATGTTTATCGCGATACGGATGAAGATGTGGAAGACGTTACACTCGATGAATTTTCGGATGAGATCGAACAGTGGATCATTGACGAATTCAAATCCATTGGTTGCGATACTGCAAAAGCCGTTCTGGAACTTTCTGATGAAGAGCTGGTGAAACGCACCGATCTCGAAGAAGAAACAGTGAAAGAAGTGAAACGAATATTAAAATCAGAATTCGAATAA
- the infB gene encoding translation initiation factor IF-2 → MSEPEKTIRLSKVKGELNVSLDRIFEFLEEKGFKLDRNPNQKISEEHYRLLTKEFAQDREEKEESKLVGLSSKVKKESIILNEELTKSDRRARERDQEEIIIKDMNNPSTKTVEPKEAKEKKEKKEEITRVVPEKTVAVKVISKIELGADKGKEKKKKDAAAEKETKDKTKKTTKKKKEEEAPPVENIEEVVTETPVTTEEVAPPEEVIFRRSVEKLEGPKIMGKIDLPVKEEKKKPVASSSAQFESDKKKKRKRIRKEGGPVNLQPGQEGGGRGQGRGKGQQRQSREARPELTEEEVQKQIKETLARLSGQGKSKASKYRRDKREQISQRIEKEQAEAEAQKGVLKVTEFVTANQLATMMNVPVTQIISTCMTIGLFVSINQRLDAETISLLAQEFGYKVEFVSVEVQEAIREEEDKPEELKDRPPIVTVMGHVDHGKTSLLDYIRKSNVIAGEAGGITQHIGAYSVGLENGKHITFLDTPGHEAFTAMRARGAQVTDVAIIVIAADDSVMPQTTEAINHAQAAGVPIVFAINKIDKPGANADKIREALANMNILVEEWGGKYQCQEISAKKGLSIDTLLEKVLLEAELLQLKANPEKRATGVIIESTLDKGRGYTATVLVENGTMRVGDVVLAGCYSGRVKAMHNERGLDVIDAGPATPVQILGLSGAPQAGDQFNIMADEREAREIATRRLQLQREQQIRTTKHITLDEIGRRLAIGDFQELNVIIKGDVDGSIEALADSLLKLSTEKIQIRIVHKGVGAISESDVLLASASNAIIVGFQVRPSVSARKLAETEQIDIRLYSIIYKAIEEIKAAMEGMLAPEFEEKITGNIEVREVFKISKVGTVAGCYVLDGKVNRQTKVRIIRNGIVLHDGALGSLKRFKDDVKEVASGYECGLNIDKFDNIEVGDIIEGYEMVEIKGKL, encoded by the coding sequence ATGTCAGAACCAGAAAAAACGATCCGGCTCAGTAAGGTAAAAGGGGAACTCAACGTTTCCCTCGACCGGATATTTGAATTTCTCGAAGAGAAAGGATTCAAACTTGACCGTAATCCTAACCAGAAAATTTCTGAAGAGCATTATCGTTTGCTCACCAAGGAATTTGCGCAGGACCGCGAAGAGAAAGAAGAATCAAAACTCGTCGGGCTTTCTTCTAAAGTGAAGAAGGAATCCATTATCCTTAATGAAGAACTCACCAAATCGGATCGCCGCGCCCGCGAGCGTGACCAGGAAGAGATCATCATCAAGGACATGAATAATCCTTCAACGAAAACTGTAGAACCAAAAGAAGCAAAGGAGAAAAAAGAAAAGAAAGAAGAGATTACGCGTGTTGTTCCTGAAAAAACAGTTGCAGTAAAAGTGATCTCTAAGATCGAACTCGGCGCCGATAAAGGAAAAGAGAAAAAGAAAAAAGATGCTGCTGCCGAAAAAGAGACGAAAGACAAAACAAAAAAAACCACTAAAAAGAAAAAAGAGGAAGAAGCACCACCGGTAGAAAATATTGAAGAGGTAGTTACTGAAACACCGGTCACCACCGAAGAAGTTGCTCCGCCGGAAGAAGTGATCTTCCGCCGCTCCGTTGAAAAACTGGAAGGCCCCAAGATCATGGGCAAGATCGATCTTCCTGTGAAAGAAGAAAAGAAAAAACCGGTCGCTTCTTCCAGCGCACAATTCGAATCGGATAAAAAGAAAAAAAGAAAACGCATTCGTAAAGAAGGCGGGCCTGTTAACCTACAGCCGGGACAAGAAGGTGGCGGCCGCGGACAAGGCCGTGGAAAAGGACAGCAACGCCAGTCACGTGAAGCTCGTCCTGAACTCACAGAAGAAGAAGTACAGAAACAGATCAAAGAAACGCTTGCACGACTCAGCGGACAGGGAAAATCAAAAGCATCAAAATATCGCCGCGATAAACGCGAACAGATCTCGCAGCGGATTGAAAAAGAACAGGCAGAAGCCGAAGCACAGAAAGGTGTTTTGAAAGTAACGGAATTCGTAACCGCAAATCAACTTGCAACAATGATGAACGTTCCTGTTACGCAAATCATTTCTACCTGCATGACCATCGGTTTGTTCGTTTCCATCAATCAGCGTCTTGATGCGGAAACCATTTCACTTCTTGCACAGGAATTCGGTTACAAAGTTGAATTCGTGAGCGTAGAAGTGCAGGAAGCAATTCGTGAAGAAGAAGATAAACCGGAAGAATTAAAAGATCGCCCTCCCATTGTTACTGTGATGGGCCACGTCGATCATGGAAAAACTTCTTTGCTCGATTACATTCGTAAATCGAATGTGATTGCAGGTGAAGCCGGCGGGATCACGCAGCACATCGGCGCTTACTCGGTGGGACTGGAAAATGGAAAACACATCACGTTCCTCGATACACCGGGACACGAAGCGTTCACCGCAATGCGCGCGCGTGGTGCGCAGGTCACCGACGTTGCGATCATCGTTATTGCTGCTGACGATAGTGTGATGCCGCAAACAACAGAAGCGATCAATCACGCACAAGCTGCCGGAGTGCCCATTGTTTTTGCGATCAATAAAATTGATAAGCCCGGTGCAAATGCTGATAAGATTCGCGAAGCACTTGCGAATATGAATATTCTCGTTGAAGAGTGGGGTGGAAAATATCAGTGCCAGGAAATTTCTGCTAAGAAAGGATTGAGCATTGATACGCTGCTTGAAAAAGTTCTGCTCGAAGCGGAATTGTTACAACTGAAAGCAAATCCTGAAAAACGCGCAACGGGTGTGATCATCGAATCTACTCTCGACAAAGGACGCGGCTACACTGCAACTGTTCTCGTGGAGAATGGAACTATGCGTGTTGGCGATGTAGTGCTTGCAGGATGTTACAGCGGCCGTGTGAAAGCGATGCATAATGAACGCGGACTCGATGTGATAGATGCCGGACCTGCGACACCCGTGCAGATTCTCGGATTAAGCGGCGCGCCGCAAGCGGGCGATCAGTTCAACATCATGGCAGATGAGCGTGAAGCGCGCGAGATCGCAACACGTCGTTTGCAATTGCAACGCGAACAACAGATCCGCACCACAAAACATATTACGCTCGATGAGATCGGCCGTCGTCTTGCTATTGGTGATTTCCAGGAATTGAATGTGATCATCAAAGGTGATGTGGACGGTTCCATAGAAGCGCTCGCCGATTCATTGCTGAAACTTTCCACCGAAAAAATCCAGATCCGCATTGTGCACAAAGGTGTCGGTGCGATTTCAGAATCGGATGTGCTGCTTGCTTCTGCATCGAACGCGATCATTGTGGGATTCCAGGTTCGTCCGTCGGTGAGTGCAAGAAAATTGGCAGAGACCGAACAGATCGACATCCGTTTGTATTCCATCATTTACAAAGCTATCGAAGAGATCAAAGCGGCGATGGAAGGAATGCTTGCGCCGGAATTCGAAGAGAAGATCACGGGCAATATCGAAGTGCGGGAAGTTTTTAAAATTTCAAAAGTGGGAACAGTCGCAGGATGTTATGTGCTCGACGGAAAAGTGAATCGCCAGACCAAAGTGCGTATCATCCGCAATGGAATTGTGTTGCACGACGGAGCTCTCGGTTCGCTCAAGCGTTTCAAAGACGATGTGAAAGAAGTTGCTTCCGGTTACGAATGCGGACTGAACATCGACAAGTTCGACAACATTGAAGTGGGCGATATTATTGAAGGATACGAGATGGTGGAGATAAAAGGAAAGCTTTAG
- a CDS encoding nucleotidyltransferase domain-containing protein — MINSNVNELRKICVNHNVSSLCLFGSAAKGNFKSDSDLDFLVRFNDKINLLDYADNFFSMIEELEKLFNRKVDLLTVSSLKNPILKKEIENTQIALYAA; from the coding sequence TTGATAAATAGCAATGTGAACGAATTAAGGAAAATTTGTGTGAACCACAATGTAAGTTCCTTGTGTCTTTTTGGTTCAGCTGCAAAGGGAAACTTCAAATCGGACAGCGATCTGGATTTTCTTGTGCGGTTCAATGATAAAATCAATCTGCTTGATTATGCCGACAATTTTTTTTCAATGATAGAGGAACTCGAAAAGTTGTTCAACAGGAAGGTGGATCTTTTGACGGTTTCCTCTTTGAAAAACCCGATTCTAAAAAAAGAAATTGAAAATACTCAAATAGCGCTCTATGCTGCCTGA
- a CDS encoding DUF86 domain-containing protein — MPDRILKYILDIEAIIEEIELLKKSVANDFNKFKDDFKSTRAVERQLEIIGEAANKINQLDPTIEITGIKSIISLRNFIVHAYDSVDHEILWGIIQKDIPVLKNDIQNMKK; from the coding sequence CTGCCTGATAGAATACTCAAATATATTCTTGATATAGAAGCTATCATTGAGGAAATTGAACTATTAAAAAAATCCGTTGCGAATGATTTTAATAAATTTAAGGATGATTTTAAATCAACCAGAGCTGTTGAGCGACAGCTTGAAATTATTGGAGAAGCTGCTAATAAAATAAATCAACTTGATCCAACAATAGAGATCACCGGAATAAAAAGTATTATTTCACTGAGAAATTTTATCGTTCACGCTTACGATTCCGTTGATCATGAAATACTTTGGGGAATTATTCAAAAAGATATACCGGTTCTAAAAAATGACATTCAAAACATGAAAAAATAA
- a CDS encoding 1-deoxy-D-xylulose-5-phosphate synthase: MSTHPHSDEFKAGKLLSQIHVPSDLRKLREDQLPEVSKELRQYIIDLVSKKGGHFGASLGVVELTVALHYVFNTPYDQLVWDVGHQAYGHKILTGRRNIFHTNRLYKGISGFPKRSESEYDAFGVGHSSTSISAALGMAVAANRKNEKDRNVVAVIGDGAMTAGIAFEGLNHAGIEKSNLLVVLNDNCMSIDPNVGALKEYLNDITTSHTYNKVKDEVWKLLGKISKFGPDAQYVAKKISDTLKSALLKQSNLFESLQFRYFGPVDGHDVDRLVSVMKDLKDIPGPKILHVLTTKGKGFKFSEEGNPTVWHAPGLFDKTTGKIVKPVTNEPQPPKYQDVFGNTIVELAEKNKKIMGITPAMPTGSSLNIMMKAMPDRAIDVGIAEQHAVTFSAGLATQGMIPFCNIYSSFMQRAYDQVVHDVALQNLHVVFCLDRGGLAGADGPTHHGAFDIAYFRCIPNMVVSAPMNESELRNLMYTAQLEKNNFPMSIRYPRGQGVLTEWKTPFEEIQIGKGRKICDGKDVAILTIGHPGNFAVEACASLKKAGVNAAHYDMRFAKPIDEEMLHEVFSTFDKIITVEDGCIQGGFGSAVIEFMADHNYHAEIKRLGIPDSFIEHGEQTELWKECGFDADAIVETAKEMVLEGKKVLR, from the coding sequence ATGAGCACGCACCCCCATTCCGACGAATTCAAAGCAGGAAAATTACTCTCACAGATTCATGTTCCTTCCGATCTGAGAAAGTTGCGCGAAGACCAGTTGCCGGAAGTGAGCAAAGAACTTCGCCAGTACATCATCGACCTTGTTTCCAAAAAAGGCGGACACTTCGGCGCAAGTCTTGGTGTAGTAGAATTGACGGTTGCTCTTCATTACGTTTTCAATACGCCTTACGATCAGCTCGTGTGGGATGTAGGCCACCAGGCATACGGACATAAAATTCTCACGGGACGCAGAAATATTTTTCATACGAATCGTCTTTACAAAGGGATCTCCGGTTTTCCGAAACGGAGCGAAAGTGAATACGATGCATTCGGTGTAGGACATTCTTCCACCTCTATTTCTGCTGCACTCGGAATGGCTGTTGCTGCGAATCGTAAAAATGAAAAAGACAGAAATGTTGTCGCGGTGATCGGCGATGGCGCGATGACGGCGGGAATTGCATTCGAAGGACTGAATCACGCAGGAATTGAAAAGAGCAATCTGCTGGTTGTGTTAAATGACAACTGCATGAGCATCGATCCGAATGTGGGTGCGCTCAAAGAATATTTAAATGACATTACCACTTCACACACTTACAATAAAGTGAAAGATGAAGTGTGGAAGCTGCTCGGAAAAATTTCCAAATTCGGCCCTGATGCGCAATACGTGGCGAAGAAGATCAGTGATACTTTGAAATCTGCGCTGCTTAAACAGAGTAATCTTTTTGAATCACTTCAATTCCGTTATTTCGGCCCTGTTGACGGGCACGATGTGGATCGACTTGTGAGTGTGATGAAAGATTTGAAAGATATTCCCGGCCCGAAGATTCTTCACGTACTTACCACGAAAGGAAAAGGATTTAAATTTTCTGAAGAAGGAAATCCAACGGTGTGGCATGCCCCCGGGTTGTTCGATAAGACCACCGGAAAAATTGTGAAGCCCGTCACCAATGAACCGCAGCCACCGAAATACCAGGATGTTTTCGGAAATACTATTGTTGAACTTGCGGAAAAAAATAAAAAGATTATGGGCATCACGCCTGCTATGCCAACGGGAAGTTCACTCAACATCATGATGAAAGCAATGCCCGATCGTGCGATCGATGTGGGAATTGCCGAACAACATGCAGTAACTTTTTCCGCAGGACTCGCCACACAAGGCATGATCCCGTTCTGTAATATTTATTCTTCGTTCATGCAGCGTGCGTACGATCAAGTCGTGCACGATGTTGCTTTGCAGAATCTTCATGTTGTTTTCTGTCTCGATCGCGGCGGACTCGCGGGCGCAGACGGGCCTACGCATCACGGTGCGTTCGACATTGCATATTTCCGCTGTATTCCGAATATGGTGGTGAGTGCGCCGATGAATGAAAGTGAATTGAGAAATCTGATGTACACGGCGCAACTGGAAAAAAATAATTTTCCGATGAGCATCCGTTATCCGCGCGGACAAGGTGTGCTTACCGAATGGAAAACGCCATTCGAAGAAATTCAGATCGGCAAAGGAAGGAAGATATGTGATGGAAAGGATGTTGCGATTCTCACGATCGGTCATCCCGGAAATTTCGCAGTAGAAGCATGTGCCTCATTGAAAAAAGCCGGAGTGAATGCGGCCCATTACGATATGCGTTTTGCAAAACCTATTGACGAAGAAATGCTGCATGAAGTTTTTTCAACTTTCGATAAAATAATTACTGTTGAAGATGGTTGCATACAAGGTGGATTCGGAAGCGCGGTAATCGAATTCATGGCAGATCATAATTATCACGCAGAAATAAAACGTTTGGGAATTCCCGATTCATTCATTGAGCACGGTGAACAAACGGAGTTGTGGAAGGAATGTGGATTTGATGCGGATGCTATTGTGGAGACGGCGAAGGAGATGGTGTTGGAAGGCAAGAAGGTGTTGCGGTAA
- a CDS encoding T9SS type A sorting domain-containing protein: MKKAVLASIVAFAAGILFFTWNNFLHQNNSEKSSANKISVPAKENDEKDNDALDALQWLSKTRAYPNADIPNDAYVNAWKMQNSRYANPNTTTVGTWTSIGPNNVGGRTLCVALDPLDTNTVWLGSASGGLWKSTVGGLGVNAWTYVNTGFPVLGVATIAINPANHLEMYIGTGEAYNYGMPLNGLTDRTTRGSVGMGILKSTDGGATWSYSLNWTYQQMRGVWEISINPLKPSSVIAATTEGIYKSTNSGTTWTQVQNATMAMDIAWFPSDTTIVLCGTGNMNSTNKGLYRSTDGGSTWALAGGGFPNATAHAGRTQIAFDPNNNNAALVQMSDIYNTIGFYKTTDKGATWSTIGSQDVTGYQGWYCEGMAIEQGNSNNILAGGVNMMLSNDNAASFNQVSNNFWTTDYMHSDVHDIVVNPQNANSIFIATDGGLFRSWDFGVSYTECTDGYVTSQHYIGSCSQTNANYLLSGLQDNYTQMYTGSVYWTPVVGGDGCYNAIDPTNDQIAYGASQYLNVEQTFDQWFSSNTIISTPSSATGGNPAAFLAPYILAPNNNNRIYAAGTGLQRSDDQGFTFNTVSADPIDAGNYILSIGCSYTQSDSVYIATAPDFGPMHFMISINAGVTFTDRSTGLPDRYPRRITVDPRNSKIVYVVFSGFGTGHIYKTTDAGITWADMSSVLPDAPFHCLMCDPQFPDIIYAGCDVGMYVSTNGGQTWITHNTGFPDYTMVFDIVPSNSDRGLLAFTHGHGVYKRSMNDISGISDPSSVNLSVNIFPNPASDVATISYGELYSNTTMKIYDLEGKLMEEQQLQKNSSYTHVDVSAWVKGVYLVNISSGKATVTKKMIVTK; encoded by the coding sequence ATGAAAAAAGCCGTACTCGCTTCCATCGTTGCCTTCGCTGCAGGAATATTATTTTTCACCTGGAATAATTTTCTCCATCAAAATAATTCTGAAAAATCTTCTGCAAATAAAATTTCTGTTCCCGCGAAAGAAAACGATGAAAAAGATAATGATGCGCTTGATGCTTTGCAATGGCTGAGCAAAACACGTGCCTATCCGAATGCGGATATTCCCAATGACGCGTATGTGAATGCGTGGAAAATGCAGAATTCGCGTTATGCAAATCCGAATACAACTACAGTTGGAACGTGGACAAGTATCGGTCCGAATAATGTGGGTGGAAGAACATTGTGTGTTGCGCTCGATCCGCTTGACACCAATACAGTTTGGCTTGGAAGTGCAAGCGGCGGTTTGTGGAAATCTACAGTGGGCGGACTCGGCGTGAATGCGTGGACGTATGTGAATACCGGATTTCCTGTTCTTGGTGTTGCAACTATTGCCATCAATCCTGCGAATCATCTCGAGATGTACATTGGCACAGGAGAAGCTTACAATTATGGAATGCCACTCAACGGACTTACCGATCGCACAACGCGCGGTTCTGTAGGAATGGGAATTTTAAAATCTACTGATGGTGGAGCAACGTGGTCTTATTCGCTGAACTGGACCTACCAGCAAATGCGCGGCGTGTGGGAAATTTCCATCAATCCTCTAAAACCATCTTCTGTCATTGCAGCGACTACAGAAGGAATTTACAAAAGCACAAACAGCGGAACTACGTGGACACAAGTTCAGAATGCAACAATGGCAATGGACATTGCGTGGTTTCCTTCCGATACAACAATTGTTTTGTGCGGAACAGGAAACATGAACAGCACGAATAAAGGTTTGTATCGTTCTACCGATGGAGGTTCTACATGGGCGCTCGCCGGTGGTGGATTTCCGAATGCAACTGCGCACGCGGGAAGAACGCAGATCGCATTCGATCCCAACAACAACAATGCAGCGCTCGTTCAGATGAGTGATATTTACAACACGATCGGATTTTACAAAACGACGGATAAAGGTGCAACGTGGTCAACAATCGGATCTCAGGATGTAACCGGTTACCAGGGATGGTACTGCGAAGGAATGGCGATCGAACAGGGAAATTCAAATAATATTCTTGCAGGCGGAGTGAACATGATGTTGTCGAATGACAATGCAGCTTCATTCAACCAGGTTTCAAATAATTTCTGGACCACAGATTATATGCATTCCGATGTACACGACATCGTGGTGAATCCGCAAAATGCGAATAGTATTTTCATTGCAACTGACGGCGGACTTTTCCGCTCGTGGGATTTCGGAGTTTCCTATACCGAGTGTACCGATGGTTATGTTACTTCACAACATTACATTGGTTCCTGTTCGCAAACGAATGCAAATTATCTTCTTTCCGGTTTGCAGGATAATTACACGCAGATGTACACCGGTTCTGTTTACTGGACTCCGGTTGTTGGTGGTGATGGATGTTACAATGCAATTGATCCGACTAATGACCAGATCGCTTATGGCGCTTCGCAATATCTGAATGTTGAACAAACTTTTGATCAGTGGTTCAGTTCAAACACGATCATCAGCACGCCATCAAGCGCCACCGGTGGAAATCCTGCAGCATTCCTTGCACCATACATTCTTGCCCCGAATAATAACAATCGCATTTACGCAGCCGGAACAGGATTACAGCGCAGCGATGACCAGGGATTTACTTTCAATACCGTGAGTGCCGATCCGATCGATGCAGGAAATTATATTCTGAGTATCGGATGTTCTTACACGCAGTCCGATTCAGTTTACATTGCTACCGCTCCTGATTTTGGTCCGATGCATTTTATGATCAGCATAAATGCAGGAGTAACTTTTACAGATCGCTCTACCGGTTTACCGGATCGTTATCCAAGAAGAATTACTGTTGATCCGCGAAATAGTAAAATTGTTTACGTTGTTTTCTCCGGATTCGGAACCGGACATATTTATAAAACAACAGATGCAGGAATAACGTGGGCCGATATGAGTTCTGTTTTGCCTGATGCTCCTTTCCATTGCCTGATGTGTGATCCGCAGTTCCCGGATATTATTTATGCAGGATGCGATGTGGGAATGTATGTGAGTACGAATGGAGGACAAACATGGATCACGCACAATACCGGCTTTCCCGATTACACCATGGTGTTCGATATTGTTCCGTCGAATTCCGATCGCGGATTGCTCGCGTTCACGCACGGGCACGGTGTGTACAAGCGCAGCATGAATGATATTTCCGGAATCAGCGATCCGTCTTCGGTGAACCTGTCTGTGAATATTTTCCCGAACCCCGCCAGCGATGTTGCCACTATTTCTTATGGTGAGTTGTATTCCAATACAACCATGAAGATCTATGACCTGGAAGGAAAACTCATGGAAGAACAGCAGTTGCAGAAGAACAGTTCGTACACGCACGTGGATGTGAGCGCATGGGTGAAGGGAGTTTATCTCGTGAATATCTCTTCAGGAAAGGCGACAGTGACGAAGAAGATGATAGTGACCAAGTAG
- a CDS encoding ABC transporter ATP-binding protein, with translation MANILETKDLDKFFRDPVDFQALKKVSIAVRKGEFVSIIGSSGSGKSTLLYVLSTLDTDYEGQIYLDGEDLSKKNKNQLAEIRNEKIGFVFQFHYLLPEFTVLENVMLPALKLSKYPEEKVKERAMEKLEMLGLTDQAEKRANKLSGGQQQRVAVARALINDPDIIFCDEPTGNLDSKNAQTVFDIFKELKTKYNQTILVVTHDMNLAEQTDRTIRLHDGEVV, from the coding sequence GTGGCCAATATTTTAGAAACAAAAGATCTCGACAAATTTTTCCGTGACCCGGTAGATTTCCAGGCGCTGAAGAAAGTTTCTATTGCTGTGCGGAAAGGAGAATTTGTTTCCATTATTGGATCCTCGGGCAGCGGGAAGTCAACGTTGCTTTATGTTTTATCAACGCTCGATACCGATTACGAAGGACAGATCTATCTTGACGGGGAAGATCTCAGCAAAAAAAATAAAAATCAACTGGCAGAGATCCGCAATGAGAAGATCGGGTTTGTTTTTCAATTCCATTATCTGCTTCCCGAATTCACTGTTCTGGAAAATGTGATGTTGCCTGCATTGAAGCTCTCGAAATATCCGGAAGAAAAAGTGAAAGAGCGCGCAATGGAAAAACTGGAGATGCTCGGACTCACCGACCAGGCGGAAAAAAGAGCAAACAAACTTTCGGGCGGACAACAGCAGCGTGTTGCGGTCGCGCGCGCACTCATCAACGATCCGGACATTATTTTCTGCGACGAGCCGACCGGAAATCTCGATTCAAAAAATGCGCAAACTGTTTTTGATATTTTCAAAGAATTAAAAACAAAATACAACCAGACCATCTTAGTCGTTACGCACGATATGAATCTCGCCGAGCAAACCGATCGCACGATCAGGCTGCATGATGGGGAGGTAGTGTGA